From a single Loigolactobacillus coryniformis subsp. coryniformis KCTC 3167 = DSM 20001 genomic region:
- a CDS encoding ABC transporter permease, which translates to MNYLKRARLYLTHKKGQSLLMLLIMSAILVFVLSGIIIQNAAIMATNNVTKSAGSTITVSANRNKMFSQMRSSSAKTKTLKTPTVANTKIAKAGKLSTVAYYNITNTASVNASSFDAISTSTGTSSMGGGMGGPGGGTNASSGDISLSGVSSAAHTTTFTSGEAKLVSGRNITASDANTKNVVIEKELASDNSIKVGDTITVKTTATNATKIKLKVVGIYKAKSSSTTMPGSDPSNTIYTSYTLPASISGTAGKSSSVTYTLEDSSKEKATTKQIKNIIDSSSFSVSSNNESYQQLLQPMKNVQSFAKKIVWLVAIAGTIILGLIIILSVRNRQREIGVLVSLGESKLHIVGQLFTEMFMILVGAMVVALLLGSFVGNKVGNQLLSQQQTTSVSSTAASGAPGGGGAPSGNMPAGGMHGGSMMNSQTTTSAANKKALKTLNTSITPSSVIKLGGMGLVIIALAVCLSAVSILRLRPKDILIGE; encoded by the coding sequence ATGAATTATTTAAAGCGTGCGCGACTATATTTGACCCATAAGAAAGGGCAGAGTTTATTGATGCTCTTGATCATGTCGGCCATTTTAGTTTTTGTTCTATCAGGTATTATTATTCAAAATGCGGCGATTATGGCGACTAACAATGTCACTAAGTCCGCTGGCTCAACAATCACGGTTTCGGCTAACCGGAATAAAATGTTTTCGCAAATGCGGTCAAGTTCCGCGAAAACCAAAACGCTAAAGACGCCAACCGTTGCTAACACTAAAATTGCTAAAGCCGGTAAACTTAGCACGGTCGCATACTATAACATTACCAATACCGCTTCGGTCAATGCCAGTTCATTTGATGCCATTTCCACCAGTACTGGCACCAGCAGTATGGGTGGCGGCATGGGTGGCCCAGGTGGCGGAACTAATGCTAGCAGTGGTGATATCTCGCTTAGTGGGGTTTCCAGTGCAGCCCACACCACAACATTTACCAGTGGCGAAGCTAAATTAGTTTCTGGTCGCAATATCACAGCCAGTGACGCGAATACGAAAAATGTGGTGATCGAAAAAGAACTGGCCAGTGATAACAGCATCAAAGTCGGTGATACGATCACCGTTAAAACCACAGCGACTAACGCCACGAAGATCAAATTAAAAGTAGTCGGGATTTACAAGGCAAAGTCCAGCAGCACGACCATGCCCGGCAGTGACCCTAGCAATACGATCTACACTAGTTACACTTTGCCAGCCAGTATCAGTGGTACGGCCGGTAAATCAAGTTCAGTCACTTATACACTGGAGGATTCCTCTAAAGAAAAAGCGACCACGAAACAGATCAAAAATATTATTGACAGCAGTTCATTCTCTGTCAGCTCCAATAATGAAAGTTATCAACAATTACTACAACCCATGAAAAACGTGCAATCTTTTGCTAAGAAAATCGTTTGGTTAGTTGCCATTGCCGGAACGATCATTTTAGGCTTGATTATTATTTTATCGGTGCGTAATCGGCAACGTGAGATCGGCGTTTTAGTTTCACTAGGCGAGTCGAAATTGCATATTGTTGGTCAATTATTCACTGAGATGTTTATGATTTTAGTCGGTGCTATGGTCGTCGCGTTATTGCTAGGCAGTTTTGTCGGTAATAAAGTCGGCAATCAGTTGCTATCACAACAACAAACGACCTCTGTTTCTTCGACCGCAGCTAGCGGTGCTCCTGGTGGCGGTGGTGCCCCAAGTGGTAATATGCCTGCCGGTGGGATGCATGGTGGTAGCATGATGAATTCACAGACAACCACTAGTGCAGCTAACAAGAAAGCCTTGAAAACATTGAATACCAGCATTACACCAAGTTCAGTCATTAAACTTGGTGGCATGGGCCTAGTGATCATCGCGCTAGCTGTTTGCCTCTCCGCGGTCAGCATTTTACGCTTACGGCCAAAGGATATTTTGATCGGTGAATAA
- a CDS encoding amino acid permease, whose amino-acid sequence MTRKAIDAPQELERNLKSRHVQLIAIGGTIGTGLFLGAGKSIHLAGPAIIFAYLLTGLACFLLMRALGELLLSDLKLNSFVDFIKRYLGEKVGFVTGWTYWICWITIAMADVTAIGLYMRFWFPNLPQWLPGLVVLIILLGVNLVTVGAFGEVEFWFALIKIVAIVALIVAGIFMVIVGFQTPVGTASVGNLVNFGGIFPTGLKGFILSFQMVVFGFIGIEMVGITATETENPKKVIPKAINDIPLRIILFYVGALTVIMCIYPWNDLSASQSPFVQVFKNIGIRSAAGIINFVVITAAASACNSSLFSTGRMLFSLTYDSKNPRLRKLSKLSRSHVPATALLFSTAIIAIVVLLNLWIPDVVFTLVSSVATTCFLFIWGAIIVAHIRYKRTAAAQNSQFKAPLFPLGDYFVLAFLLFVAVVLCLAQDTLIALVLALVWIIGLYAFRSWHERRVEVEA is encoded by the coding sequence ATGACACGGAAAGCAATTGATGCACCACAAGAATTAGAACGTAACCTTAAAAGTCGCCATGTACAATTGATTGCGATTGGTGGCACGATCGGAACGGGCCTATTCTTGGGTGCGGGTAAGTCGATCCATTTAGCTGGGCCAGCAATTATCTTTGCGTATTTGCTGACGGGGCTTGCTTGTTTCTTATTGATGCGTGCGCTAGGCGAGTTACTGTTATCGGATCTTAAATTAAATTCATTTGTTGATTTTATTAAGCGTTACTTAGGTGAAAAAGTTGGCTTCGTGACTGGTTGGACCTATTGGATCTGTTGGATCACGATTGCGATGGCTGACGTCACGGCAATTGGGCTATATATGCGTTTTTGGTTTCCTAATTTACCACAGTGGTTACCTGGATTAGTGGTGTTGATCATATTGCTAGGGGTTAACTTAGTAACGGTCGGCGCTTTTGGTGAAGTCGAGTTTTGGTTTGCTTTGATTAAAATTGTGGCGATCGTTGCTTTGATCGTTGCCGGAATCTTTATGGTGATTGTTGGTTTTCAAACACCAGTTGGAACGGCTAGTGTCGGTAATTTAGTTAACTTTGGTGGGATCTTTCCCACCGGCTTAAAGGGATTCATTCTCTCATTCCAAATGGTTGTTTTTGGGTTTATCGGGATCGAGATGGTGGGGATCACGGCTACTGAAACCGAAAATCCCAAAAAGGTTATTCCTAAGGCAATCAATGATATTCCTTTGCGGATCATTTTATTTTATGTCGGTGCGCTGACGGTAATTATGTGTATTTATCCGTGGAATGATTTGTCGGCTTCGCAAAGCCCATTTGTGCAAGTATTTAAAAATATAGGTATTCGTTCAGCTGCTGGAATCATTAATTTTGTGGTGATCACTGCTGCAGCTTCTGCCTGCAATAGCTCGTTGTTCAGTACTGGCCGGATGTTGTTCTCACTGACTTACGATAGCAAAAATCCGCGGTTGCGCAAATTAAGCAAGTTGTCGCGTAGCCATGTGCCAGCGACAGCATTATTATTTTCAACGGCAATCATCGCTATTGTGGTGTTATTGAATTTATGGATTCCTGACGTTGTGTTTACGCTAGTTTCTAGTGTCGCAACGACCTGCTTCTTGTTCATTTGGGGCGCAATTATTGTCGCTCATATACGCTATAAAAGAACAGCAGCCGCGCAGAACAGCCAATTTAAGGCACCACTTTTCCCCTTAGGTGATTACTTTGTGTTAGCTTTCTTGCTATTTGTAGCAGTGGTTCTATGTTTAGCTCAGGATACGTTGATTGCGCTAGTCTTGGCACTGGTTTGGATCATCGGTTTATATGCATTTAGATCATGGCACGAGCGTCGTGTTGAAGTTGAAGCGTGA
- the comGF gene encoding competence type IV pilus minor pilin ComGF → MQRSLGKSHAAFTLLETLVALLVFSLTLSLIQTELKQLPKVLTGTFVEEDIRWHLASQQVEAFLTGATFEKCEHNKVYFYQSANQKHYRIEPYKQMIRLMGDKQGHMPVLLGIKAATLNYHAPFIQLTATTTSGQHYQSEFYLAPMEKQP, encoded by the coding sequence ATGCAGAGATCACTTGGTAAGTCGCATGCGGCTTTTACATTATTAGAAACCCTTGTCGCATTACTGGTATTCAGTTTGACGCTCAGTTTAATACAAACAGAATTGAAGCAATTACCTAAAGTGTTGACCGGTACTTTCGTTGAAGAAGATATTCGCTGGCATTTAGCGAGCCAACAGGTGGAGGCTTTTTTAACTGGGGCAACTTTTGAGAAATGTGAACATAACAAAGTTTATTTTTATCAATCAGCTAACCAAAAACATTATCGAATTGAACCATATAAACAGATGATTCGACTGATGGGAGATAAACAAGGGCATATGCCGGTATTATTAGGAATCAAAGCAGCAACGCTTAATTATCACGCACCTTTTATACAATTAACGGCCACTACGACTAGTGGTCAACACTATCAGAGTGAATTTTATTTAGCACCAATGGAGAAACAGCCATGA
- the comGG gene encoding competence type IV pilus minor pilin ComGG, with amino-acid sequence MKRKPASLLLSACLFLSLLLLLLQGYLHVYERQMRTLQLAEENYQVKSLIALAQMRKAQGEDCDWYMFNLGRVHLDKTHARIKLKIRTKTIVKPIAE; translated from the coding sequence ATGAAAAGAAAACCCGCAAGTTTATTATTATCAGCGTGCTTATTCTTGAGCTTACTATTATTACTTTTACAAGGTTACTTACACGTTTATGAACGACAAATGCGCACCTTACAATTAGCAGAAGAAAATTATCAGGTTAAAAGTTTGATTGCATTGGCACAAATGCGAAAAGCACAAGGTGAAGACTGTGATTGGTATATGTTTAATTTAGGACGTGTTCATTTAGATAAAACGCATGCAAGGATTAAATTAAAGATACGAACAAAGACGATTGTTAAGCCGATAGCAGAATGA
- a CDS encoding type II secretion system protein — MNKPRAFILLESLCALVVVTIGIYAFNSTFQQFIGKLRWQRQATDQAQVLWATAQHKQYKTGLSQLQMNDRVYRIQQQSHKICVDQGVHHAEITW; from the coding sequence ATGAATAAACCACGGGCATTTATCTTATTAGAAAGTTTATGTGCATTAGTGGTTGTAACGATTGGTATTTATGCGTTTAATTCAACGTTTCAGCAGTTTATTGGTAAGTTACGTTGGCAAAGGCAGGCGACTGATCAGGCACAGGTTTTATGGGCCACAGCTCAACATAAGCAGTACAAAACTGGTTTGTCGCAATTACAAATGAACGATCGAGTTTATCGTATTCAACAACAATCGCATAAAATCTGTGTTGACCAAGGAGTTCATCATGCAGAGATCACTTGGTAA
- the comGC gene encoding competence type IV pilus major pilin ComGC produces the protein MKIDSQKKPAFTLIEMVVVLFIITLLILIILPNVGAQRKNAQKTGDEAFVNTVETQRELYRNAHDDKTPSLTELKEQGYLTERQFKRAQELPELKP, from the coding sequence ATGAAAATTGATAGTCAGAAAAAGCCGGCATTTACGTTGATTGAAATGGTAGTTGTACTGTTTATTATTACTCTGCTGATTTTAATAATTTTACCAAATGTTGGGGCACAACGTAAAAATGCGCAAAAGACAGGTGATGAAGCGTTTGTCAATACAGTTGAAACCCAGCGTGAGTTGTATCGTAATGCTCATGATGATAAAACACCTAGCTTGACTGAATTAAAGGAGCAAGGCTATTTAACTGAGCGGCAATTTAAACGAGCACAAGAACTTCCGGAATTAAAGCCATGA
- a CDS encoding LysR family transcriptional regulator has translation MNFRDLTYFDALATLKNYTAVAQQFNVSQPTITYAIKRLEDELNTQLLIRDRSHHQIELTANGRQLEQHVTIILHELKLAATEIAASTQQTVKFGLPPIIGTYYFPKLAQRLAQHDLISHLNTMEAGSTTLLDQLRTGELDLALLGSTTPLTDQLINAEILAQQTFKIIVSPTHPLANAKKVSFAELADEKFVTLKEGFVHPAALRELAQTAGFTPNVAYTTPDISVLKSMVAENIGIGFLAALAISPTDNVIALELADAHQPQFLISLAYRKNQLQSHLQQNLIKQLKQPLD, from the coding sequence ATGAATTTCCGTGATTTAACTTATTTTGACGCTTTGGCGACGCTGAAAAACTATACCGCCGTAGCGCAACAGTTTAACGTTAGCCAACCAACGATCACTTACGCGATCAAACGCCTAGAAGACGAATTGAATACACAGCTATTGATTCGTGATCGCTCGCATCACCAAATCGAATTAACCGCTAATGGTCGCCAACTTGAGCAACACGTCACAATTATTCTGCACGAATTAAAATTAGCCGCCACCGAGATTGCGGCCAGCACTCAACAAACAGTTAAATTTGGCTTACCACCAATTATCGGTACGTATTATTTTCCTAAATTAGCACAGCGCTTAGCGCAACATGATCTGATCAGCCATTTAAATACTATGGAAGCAGGTTCAACTACATTATTGGATCAACTACGTACCGGCGAACTTGATCTTGCCTTACTTGGTTCCACCACGCCGCTGACTGATCAATTGATCAATGCCGAAATTCTAGCTCAACAGACGTTTAAAATTATCGTTAGCCCCACTCATCCGCTAGCTAATGCCAAAAAAGTCTCGTTCGCAGAATTAGCCGATGAAAAATTTGTTACCCTAAAAGAAGGTTTTGTTCACCCGGCTGCCTTACGTGAATTAGCGCAGACTGCGGGTTTCACCCCAAACGTCGCCTATACGACACCAGACATCAGCGTACTAAAAAGCATGGTCGCCGAAAATATCGGTATTGGCTTTTTAGCGGCACTCGCCATTTCACCTACAGATAATGTGATCGCATTAGAGCTAGCTGATGCCCACCAACCACAATTTTTAATTTCACTAGCCTATCGTAAAAACCAGTTACAATCACACCTCCAACAGAATCTGATCAAACAACTAAAACAACCTTTAGACTAA
- a CDS encoding class I SAM-dependent methyltransferase, with product MGQANVGELYKHLDTTTALLKEDLDVSYMDALIETSENILDGGRVKVEDGLPHQQVRDQLSEQYNQIKLAQLTTDEIRQAMQLAILRGERTDLIQANHQMTPDSIGFLVAYLLEALADLPSDATLLDPTVGTGNLLYTVLNRLQVADEPALTAYGVDNDDTMLALAGVSARLQQLNVELYHQDAISDLVVPQVSASVADLPIGYYPVDERAATFATHAATGHSYAHHLLIEQSMRYTVAGGFGFFVVPSMIFKSEEAKGLTKWMTSATYMQGLLNLPRELFSSEAAQKAILILQNKGEQAKQAKRILLGEFPSLKNQAGFRRFTAELAQWKQQNLA from the coding sequence ATGGGACAAGCAAATGTTGGTGAATTGTACAAGCACCTTGATACAACGACCGCATTGTTAAAAGAAGATCTAGATGTGTCCTATATGGATGCCTTAATCGAGACCAGTGAAAATATTTTAGATGGTGGCCGCGTCAAAGTTGAAGATGGCTTACCGCACCAGCAGGTTCGTGACCAGTTGAGTGAACAGTATAACCAGATTAAATTGGCACAGCTAACAACTGATGAGATACGCCAAGCAATGCAACTCGCAATTTTACGGGGTGAACGGACAGATTTAATTCAAGCTAATCATCAAATGACACCCGATTCAATTGGCTTTTTAGTAGCATATTTACTAGAAGCGCTAGCTGACTTGCCGTCTGATGCCACTTTATTGGATCCAACTGTGGGGACAGGGAACTTGTTGTATACGGTTTTGAATCGGTTACAAGTTGCTGACGAGCCAGCTTTAACTGCTTATGGCGTTGATAATGATGATACAATGTTAGCTTTAGCGGGCGTTAGTGCGCGTTTACAGCAGCTTAATGTTGAATTGTACCATCAAGATGCGATTAGTGATTTGGTTGTTCCGCAGGTATCTGCAAGCGTAGCTGATCTGCCGATTGGCTACTATCCGGTAGATGAACGGGCGGCAACTTTTGCGACTCATGCGGCAACCGGTCATTCTTATGCGCATCATTTATTGATCGAGCAAAGTATGCGGTATACTGTAGCCGGTGGTTTTGGTTTCTTTGTGGTACCAAGCATGATTTTTAAGTCAGAAGAAGCCAAAGGTCTGACAAAGTGGATGACTTCTGCAACGTATATGCAGGGGCTACTGAATTTACCACGAGAATTATTTAGTAGCGAGGCAGCCCAGAAAGCAATTCTAATTTTACAGAATAAGGGCGAGCAGGCCAAACAGGCTAAGCGGATTTTACTTGGTGAATTTCCTTCATTGAAGAATCAAGCTGGTTTCCGACGCTTTACCGCTGAGTTAGCGCAGTGGAAACAACAAAACCTTGCCTAA
- a CDS encoding acetate/propionate family kinase — MTKVIAINAGSSSLKWKLFETPAETVVAEGMVDRVGLKDSVFTAKYGPDEKERFKATLDIKDQTAAVDMLLKKLTDLKIVTDIAEITGVGHRVVAGGEIFKESTVINDEVIQQIDDLAEYAPLHNPAELQGIKAFCKLLPNALSVAVFDTSFHQTMPAVNYLYSIPYEYYEKYGARKYGAHGTSHRYVATRAAEILGKPLNELKLITLHLGAGASITAIDGGKSIDTSMGFTPLAGVTMATRSGDIDASLVAYLMQKLHLSDPEDMIDILNNKSGIFGISGVSPDMRDLEKTRDTNPRSQLGIDIFVNRIQKYIGSYVAEMGGIDALIFTAGIGENDVIMRKRIIDGLSYFGAKIDDERNNVHGVEKIISTDDSKLKVLLVPTDEELMIVRDVERLRREQ, encoded by the coding sequence ATGACAAAAGTAATTGCAATTAACGCAGGTAGTTCAAGTTTGAAATGGAAGTTATTTGAGACGCCAGCGGAGACCGTTGTCGCTGAAGGCATGGTCGATCGGGTCGGTTTAAAGGATTCAGTCTTCACAGCTAAGTATGGCCCTGATGAAAAGGAGCGTTTTAAGGCAACCTTGGATATCAAAGATCAAACTGCAGCTGTTGACATGCTATTGAAGAAGTTGACTGATTTAAAAATTGTCACTGATATTGCTGAAATTACTGGTGTCGGCCATCGGGTCGTTGCTGGCGGTGAGATTTTTAAAGAATCAACTGTGATCAATGACGAAGTTATCCAGCAGATCGATGACTTAGCAGAATATGCACCATTGCATAATCCAGCCGAGTTACAGGGGATTAAGGCGTTCTGCAAGTTACTGCCTAATGCTTTGAGTGTTGCGGTATTTGATACTTCCTTCCATCAAACGATGCCAGCAGTTAATTACTTGTACAGCATTCCCTATGAATATTATGAAAAATACGGTGCGCGTAAGTATGGTGCTCACGGTACCAGTCACCGTTATGTTGCTACACGAGCAGCCGAAATTTTAGGTAAGCCATTAAATGAACTTAAGCTGATTACCTTGCACTTAGGCGCTGGTGCTTCGATTACGGCCATTGATGGGGGAAAGTCAATCGATACCTCAATGGGCTTCACACCACTGGCTGGGGTCACAATGGCGACCCGTTCAGGGGATATTGATGCGTCGTTAGTCGCTTATTTAATGCAGAAATTACATCTGTCTGATCCAGAAGATATGATTGATATTTTAAACAATAAGTCAGGTATCTTTGGTATTTCCGGTGTTTCTCCGGATATGCGTGATTTGGAGAAGACACGTGATACTAATCCGCGTTCGCAATTGGGTATCGATATTTTCGTTAATCGGATTCAAAAATATATTGGCAGTTATGTTGCAGAAATGGGTGGTATTGACGCCTTGATCTTTACTGCTGGTATTGGTGAGAATGATGTGATCATGCGTAAGCGGATCATTGATGGACTAAGCTATTTTGGTGCTAAAATCGATGACGAACGCAACAATGTCCATGGGGTTGAGAAAATCATCAGCACGGATGATTCAAAATTAAAGGTCTTGTTAGTTCCAACTGATGAGGAATTAATGATCGTACGTGATGTTGAGCGTTTACGGCGCGAACAGTAA
- a CDS encoding nucleoside 2-deoxyribosyltransferase, with protein MAANIYLAAPFFNDEQIQRLQAVEKVLNANPSVGNVFVPMNDTNAAGLEFGTPQWRDLAYHEDLAGLTNADVVVAVYDYEATYSDPGTMFEIGYAVANKIPVLVYYENHQSVNLMIAQGLTYYCHQLAELRELNFVTLPEKPFTGEVF; from the coding sequence GTGGCAGCTAATATCTATCTAGCAGCACCTTTTTTCAATGATGAACAAATCCAGCGTTTACAGGCGGTCGAAAAAGTCTTAAACGCTAATCCTAGTGTCGGCAATGTTTTCGTTCCTATGAATGACACCAACGCTGCAGGATTAGAATTCGGCACTCCGCAGTGGCGTGACCTTGCGTACCATGAAGATCTAGCTGGTTTAACTAATGCCGATGTCGTCGTTGCTGTTTACGATTACGAAGCAACTTACAGCGATCCTGGAACGATGTTCGAGATTGGCTACGCAGTTGCTAACAAGATCCCCGTGTTGGTTTATTATGAAAATCATCAAAGCGTGAATTTGATGATCGCACAAGGCCTGACCTATTATTGTCATCAACTCGCTGAACTGCGTGAATTAAATTTTGTCACGTTGCCAGAGAAGCCATTTACCGGTGAAGTGTTCTGA
- a CDS encoding ABC transporter ATP-binding protein has product MLTVKNLAHWYGKSEKPLYENVNLSFASDKVYTIIGASGSGKTTFLAFIAGLDKPQAGEIFLDGENIEKIGATNYRKHKVAIVFQQYNLLVYMSALDNVLTALAVTDSEHKNDKQYVLDALKSVGIDEADAKKNVQQLSGGQQQRVAIIRAMLVDANIVIADEPTGNLDDENSAMIIKLFQDLAHEHHKTVIIVTHDTKIAQKGDVQIKLTDHQFVAS; this is encoded by the coding sequence ATGTTAACCGTAAAAAATTTGGCCCATTGGTATGGTAAAAGTGAGAAACCACTATACGAAAACGTGAATCTTAGTTTTGCGTCCGACAAAGTTTATACGATCATCGGTGCTTCTGGTTCAGGTAAAACGACTTTTCTAGCCTTTATCGCTGGTTTAGACAAACCGCAGGCTGGGGAGATCTTTCTTGATGGTGAAAACATTGAAAAAATTGGCGCCACTAATTATCGTAAACATAAAGTGGCCATCGTTTTTCAGCAATACAATCTATTAGTCTATATGTCAGCGCTGGACAACGTTTTGACTGCATTGGCGGTCACTGATTCTGAGCATAAAAATGATAAACAATATGTACTCGATGCACTAAAAAGCGTTGGTATTGACGAAGCTGATGCCAAGAAAAATGTGCAACAACTGTCTGGTGGTCAACAACAGCGAGTAGCGATTATTCGTGCAATGTTAGTTGATGCGAATATCGTGATCGCTGACGAACCTACCGGTAATTTGGATGATGAAAATTCAGCGATGATCATTAAGCTATTTCAAGATCTAGCCCATGAGCATCATAAAACTGTGATCATTGTTACCCATGATACTAAAATTGCCCAAAAAGGGGATGTTCAGATCAAATTAACTGATCACCAGTTTGTGGCCAGCTAA
- a CDS encoding N-acetylmuramoyl-L-alanine amidase yields MLRIKLDDEKVTGLKRAQQRRKKQLMTLRIAEIMLLILICGAIWLGIRHFTQPKVTKMITITAPALIIRQAPNSSKAVATVKSGTEVGYLSTKNGWDKVSYNGKVGWLPTWLIKSTYDATKATNRLAEQTIVIDAGHGGVDSGALANNGNYEKKYTLQMALALKNQLASSHARVIMTRSGDQTVALASRPKLANKRGASLFISFHFDSTPVANTASGFTTYYYHKASKSLARTLSQSLNPLTLDNRGIDYGNFQVIRDSTMPAVLLEMGYINDYTDYQYISSSSYQQQVAQLVYKGLENYTTN; encoded by the coding sequence ATGTTACGAATTAAATTAGATGATGAAAAGGTGACTGGTTTGAAGCGAGCACAACAACGACGTAAAAAGCAATTAATGACGCTGAGAATAGCGGAGATCATGCTACTGATCTTAATTTGTGGTGCGATTTGGCTAGGCATCCGGCACTTTACGCAACCTAAGGTCACTAAAATGATCACTATAACAGCACCGGCGTTAATCATACGTCAAGCACCTAATTCGAGCAAAGCGGTGGCGACAGTGAAAAGTGGCACTGAAGTCGGCTATCTGAGCACCAAAAATGGTTGGGATAAGGTCAGCTATAATGGCAAAGTTGGTTGGCTACCAACCTGGTTGATCAAGAGTACTTATGATGCCACTAAAGCAACTAACCGTTTAGCTGAGCAAACGATCGTGATCGATGCTGGTCATGGCGGCGTTGATTCGGGAGCATTAGCTAATAATGGTAACTACGAGAAAAAATACACTTTGCAAATGGCGTTGGCTTTGAAAAATCAACTCGCTAGTAGTCATGCCCGTGTAATCATGACCCGTAGTGGCGATCAAACAGTAGCCTTGGCATCGCGGCCTAAGTTAGCTAATAAGCGTGGTGCGAGTCTGTTCATCAGTTTCCATTTTGATTCAACGCCAGTTGCGAACACGGCTTCTGGATTCACGACTTATTACTATCATAAAGCTAGTAAATCGTTGGCCAGGACATTATCGCAGTCGCTGAATCCATTGACCTTGGATAATCGCGGGATCGATTATGGTAATTTCCAGGTTATCCGCGATAGCACCATGCCAGCAGTGTTATTAGAAATGGGCTACATTAATGATTACACTGATTACCAATATATTAGTTCCAGTAGTTATCAACAACAGGTCGCACAGTTAGTTTATAAAGGGTTAGAAAATTACACAACTAATTAA